Proteins encoded together in one Astatotilapia calliptera chromosome 7, fAstCal1.2, whole genome shotgun sequence window:
- the pdhx gene encoding pyruvate dehydrogenase protein X component, mitochondrial, producing MAASLRLGRQGMLFGLRLNNFNKCLRSTHQWQDQVRHFFQSPWVLGVSPLKVQMPALSPTMEEGNIVKWLKKEGEAVAAGDALCEIETDKAVVTMESNDDGVLAKILMEEGSRNVRLGTLIALMVEEGQDWKQVEIPSSDAAPPSEATPATKAVATSVVTSSAPSPPSAPKPVTSGPLRLSPAARHILDTHGLDPKLATPTGPRGIITKEDALNLLKASPAPKAVPSVVASTPPSPISAPAASPLPPGSRPNIPPLSVPGKPGAPGTFTEVPASNVRRVIAQRLTQSKTTIPHSYASIDCDMAAVMQLRKDLAKEQIKVSVNDFIIKAAAVTLREMPEVNVTWSGDGARALDSVHISIAVATDKGLITPIIKDAANKGVQEISSNAKALAQKARDGKLLPEEYQGGSFSISNLGMFGISGFSAVINPPQACILAVGTSRAELHLCEDDQTLCTKQLMTITLSSDGRLVDDELASRFLDKFRANLEKPQRMALV from the exons ATGGCGGCCTCCTTGCGTTTGGGTCGTCAGGGAATGTTATTTGGCCTCAGActgaataattttaataaatgtttaagGTCGACACACCAATGGCAAGACCAAGTCAGACACTTCTTTCAGTCGCCATGGGTACTCG GCGTCAGTCCACTCAAAGTGCAGATGCCCGCACTCTCTCCTACCATGGAAGAGGGAAACATAGTCAAATGGCTGAAGAAGGAAG GTGAGGCAGTTGCAGCAGGTGATGCCCTTTGCGAGATTGAGACTGACAAGGCTGTGGTTACCATGGAATCTAATGATGACGGCGTCTTGGCGAAGATATTG ATGGAAGAGGGTAGTCGCAACGTGCGCCTTGGCACTCTCATTGCTCTCATGGTGGAGGAAGGGCAGGACTGGAAACAAGTAGAGATCCCCTCTTCAGATGCTGCACCTCCATCTGAAGCTACACCTGCTACAAAAGCAGTTGCTACCTCGGTTGTGACCTCTTCTGCTCCCTCTCCACCTTCTGCACCAAAACCAGTCACATCAGGACC GTTACGTCTGAGCCCAGCAGCACGACACATTCTGGACACTCATGGTTTGGATCCAAAACTGGCCACACCCACAGGCCCTAGAGGAATAATCACAAAGGA gGATGCACTGAATCTTCTGAAAGCATCTCCTGCTCCCAAAGCAGTGCCATCTGTGGTAGCCTCAACTCCTCCAAGTCCCATCTCTGCTCCAGCAGCCAGTCCTCTACCTCCAGGAAGCAGACCAAACATACCTCCATTGTCTGTACCGGGAAAACCAGGAGCACCG GGAACTTTCACTGAGGTTCCAGCTTCAAATGTCCGTCGTGTGATTGCTCAAAGGCTTACCCAGTCAAAGACCACCATCCCCCATTCATATGCATCCATCGACTGTGACATGGCTGCTGTCATGCAACTCCGCAAAGATCTGGCCAAag AACAGATTAAAGTGTCTGTTAATGACTTCATCATCAAGGCAGCAGCTGTTACACTCAGA GAAATGCCAGAAGTGAATGTGACGTGGTCTGGTGATGGAGCCCGTGCACTTGATTCAGTGCATATTTCTATTGCTGTGGCGACAGACAAAGGTCTCATTACTCCAATCATCAAGGATGCTGCAAACAAAGGAGTCCAGGAGATCTCATCTAATGCTAAG gCTCTGGCCCAGAAGGCTCGAGATGGGAAACTGCTTCCTGAGGAATACCAGGGAGGCTCATTTAG TATATCTAACCTAGGGATGTTTGGAATCAGTGGCTTCAGTGCTGTGATTAACCCGCCTCAGGCATGTATCCTTGCTGTTGGGACGTCCAGGGCTGAACTGCACCTCTGTGAGGATGATCAGACCCTATGCACCAAGCAGCTGATGACAATTACGTTGTCCAGTGACGGGAGACTAGTGGACGACGAATTAGCATCACGGTTTCTTGATAAATTTCGAGCCAACCTAGAAAAACCACAACGCATGGCCCtggtgtga